A genomic segment from Pseudoalteromonas nigrifaciens encodes:
- a CDS encoding helix-turn-helix domain-containing protein has translation MVIRKAYKFRLKTTPDINAKMAQYAGNCRFLWNKALAINLFKLQNKQKICYYQELDFFSKLWKKSEEYGFLTLSPAQTIQQTG, from the coding sequence ATGGTTATTCGCAAAGCTTATAAATTTCGTTTAAAAACAACACCCGATATTAACGCTAAAATGGCGCAATATGCGGGAAATTGTCGATTCTTGTGGAATAAAGCCTTAGCGATTAACTTATTTAAGTTACAGAATAAACAAAAAATTTGCTACTACCAAGAGTTGGATTTCTTTTCCAAACTTTGGAAAAAAAGCGAGGAGTATGGCTTTTTAACACTATCGCCCGCACAAACTATCCAACAAACTGGTTAA
- a CDS encoding O-acetylhomoserine aminocarboxypropyltransferase/cysteine synthase family protein, whose product MKLESLALHHGYESESTTKSAAVPIYNTSSYTFDNTQHGADLFDLKVPGNIYTRIMNPTNAVLEQRIAAMEGGVGALAVASGMAAITYAIQCLCEVGTNIVSTSQVYGGTYNLFAHSLPRQGIEARMIKADDFEAFENAIDDNTRAVFCESIGNPAGNIVDIARLAKIAHSKGVPLIVDNTVATPYLCRPFELGADIVVHSLTKYINGHGTAIGGMIVDSGKFDWKANATRFAMMNEPDPSYHNVVYTEAFAEAAFIGRCRVVPLRNTGAALAPKNASDILIGLETLGLRMERHCENAQKVAEYLQKHPKVSWVNYAGLASSPYNAMCKKTTNGKASGILSFGIVGGLEAGTRFIDALNMILRLVNIGDAKSLACHPASTTHRQLNDEELANAGVSRDLVRLSIGIENIDDIIADVSQALDKA is encoded by the coding sequence ATGAAACTAGAATCTTTAGCGCTGCATCATGGCTACGAATCAGAATCAACCACAAAGTCTGCAGCAGTGCCAATTTATAATACGTCATCTTATACGTTTGATAACACCCAGCATGGTGCTGATTTATTTGATTTAAAAGTACCTGGTAATATTTACACCCGTATTATGAACCCAACTAACGCAGTATTAGAGCAGCGTATCGCGGCTATGGAAGGGGGCGTAGGCGCACTGGCTGTAGCCTCTGGCATGGCAGCAATTACTTACGCAATTCAATGTTTATGTGAAGTTGGCACCAACATTGTTAGTACTAGCCAAGTATATGGCGGCACTTACAACTTATTTGCACATTCATTACCACGCCAAGGTATTGAAGCACGGATGATCAAAGCAGATGACTTTGAGGCCTTTGAAAACGCAATAGATGATAATACTCGAGCAGTATTTTGTGAATCAATTGGCAACCCTGCAGGTAATATTGTTGATATTGCCCGATTAGCCAAAATAGCACACAGTAAAGGTGTGCCCCTTATTGTTGATAACACAGTAGCAACGCCGTACTTATGCCGCCCATTCGAGCTGGGTGCCGATATAGTGGTGCATTCATTAACTAAATACATAAACGGGCACGGCACTGCCATTGGCGGCATGATTGTTGACTCAGGTAAATTTGATTGGAAAGCAAATGCTACGCGTTTTGCCATGATGAACGAGCCCGATCCGTCTTATCATAATGTTGTTTATACCGAAGCCTTTGCAGAAGCCGCGTTTATTGGTCGCTGTAGAGTGGTTCCGCTTAGAAATACCGGTGCGGCACTTGCACCAAAAAATGCATCAGACATTCTAATTGGCCTTGAAACCTTAGGTTTGCGAATGGAACGTCACTGCGAAAATGCACAAAAGGTGGCTGAGTATTTACAAAAGCACCCTAAAGTTTCATGGGTTAACTATGCAGGCTTAGCGTCAAGTCCATACAACGCAATGTGTAAAAAAACAACTAATGGTAAAGCATCGGGTATATTAAGTTTTGGTATTGTAGGTGGCTTGGAAGCAGGCACTCGTTTTATCGACGCACTCAATATGATACTGCGTTTGGTAAACATCGGTGATGCTAAGTCGCTAGCGTGTCATCCTGCATCAACCACGCATCGTCAGCTTAATGATGAAGAACTCGCTAATGCGGGTGTGAGCCGTGATTTAGTGCGTTTATCGATTGGTATTGAAAATATCGACGATATTATTGCAGATGTAAGTCAAGCGCTCGATAAAGCGTAA
- the gntR gene encoding gluconate operon transcriptional repressor GntR, with protein MKKNKRSSLQNIADAVGVTKMTVSRYLRNPEKVSATTQIKIKAAIDSLGYIANKAPDLLSNAKSYSIGVLVPSLTNQVFSQVIRGIEDITEPAGYQTMLAHYGYSPDIEEKRVEYLLSYHVDGLILSETTHTDRTRKMIAMADIPVVEIMDIHHTPIQQAVGFDNAKAAFEMTNALLDKGYRNIVYLGARLDMRTQLKFQGYSDAMLLRGLTPKSVMTNEASSFSLGAKLLQKTRTEHPDTDCIFCTNDDLAIGAIFECQRNNISVPQHMGVAGFHGHDIGQSMVPQLASVITPRYRIGNLAGAKLLSRISSTADIEIPDEQICDTGYVIHLGESV; from the coding sequence ATGAAAAAAAATAAACGCTCTTCACTTCAAAATATAGCGGATGCAGTAGGGGTAACTAAAATGACGGTAAGTCGTTATTTACGTAACCCAGAGAAAGTATCAGCAACAACTCAAATCAAAATTAAAGCAGCCATAGATTCACTTGGTTATATTGCTAATAAAGCCCCTGATTTATTATCCAATGCCAAAAGCTACTCTATAGGTGTGCTTGTCCCATCGTTAACTAATCAAGTGTTTTCGCAAGTTATTCGCGGAATTGAAGATATTACTGAGCCTGCTGGGTATCAAACAATGCTCGCGCATTATGGCTATAGCCCCGACATTGAAGAAAAGAGAGTTGAATATTTATTATCATATCATGTTGATGGGTTAATATTATCGGAAACAACGCATACCGACAGAACCCGAAAAATGATTGCTATGGCGGATATTCCTGTGGTTGAAATAATGGATATTCATCACACTCCAATACAACAAGCGGTTGGTTTTGATAACGCTAAAGCTGCTTTTGAGATGACCAATGCGCTTTTAGATAAAGGCTACCGGAATATTGTTTACCTTGGTGCAAGGTTAGATATGCGCACACAATTGAAGTTTCAAGGCTATAGCGACGCAATGTTACTAAGGGGGCTTACTCCTAAAAGTGTGATGACAAATGAAGCTTCGTCGTTTAGTTTGGGCGCTAAATTATTGCAAAAAACACGTACTGAACACCCAGATACTGACTGTATATTTTGTACTAATGATGATTTGGCTATTGGTGCTATTTTTGAGTGTCAAAGAAATAATATTTCTGTTCCTCAACACATGGGGGTTGCAGGCTTTCATGGCCATGATATTGGTCAATCTATGGTGCCTCAGCTAGCCAGTGTGATCACGCCGCGTTATCGAATTGGTAACCTTGCGGGGGCTAAATTACTCAGTCGTATTAGTTCAACAGCAGATATTGAAATACCCGATGAGCAAATATGTGATACCGGTTATGTGATTCATTTAGGTGAAAGTGTTTGA
- the gntU gene encoding gluconate transporter, with amino-acid sequence MSDLSLILTAVGSILLLLFLVMKVRLHAVVALILVSMIAGLFSGMSPQMIAGTIQKGMGGTLGFVAVVVALGAMFGKVMEETGALDRIAHTLLHRFGEKNANWALTFTGFICALPLFFDVAVVLLIGIAFAVVRKSGGSVIKIGIALLAGIAACQAFLIPAPGPILVASQLGADYGYMILFGLLAAIPAMIIGGPLWGSLIAKSIHVELPEHAQNNDNTRDGEGEPSFGLALGLIALPLLMIALNTIGSRFVEQQSNLHHWLEFIGHPFTAILAACLMAFYLLGVKRGVPQDRIMEICSSALQPAGVIILVTGAGGVFKQVLVDSGVGEALGNMLAGSGLPIVMLAFILAAAVRVIQGSATVAMLTACGLIIPMLEPLGLDGAQLASVTIAIGGGSIVLSHVNDSGFWLANRYLGLTEMQTLKTWTVMETIIGTTGAIVAMIISLFL; translated from the coding sequence ATGTCAGATTTATCTTTAATACTAACCGCGGTAGGCTCTATTCTACTGTTACTTTTTTTAGTCATGAAAGTAAGGCTACACGCGGTTGTCGCTTTAATTTTAGTTTCGATGATAGCCGGGCTATTCTCTGGAATGAGCCCACAAATGATCGCTGGAACTATCCAAAAAGGAATGGGCGGCACTTTAGGCTTTGTTGCTGTAGTGGTTGCATTAGGTGCTATGTTTGGCAAAGTAATGGAAGAGACTGGAGCGCTTGACCGTATTGCTCATACCTTATTACATCGTTTTGGCGAGAAAAACGCTAACTGGGCGCTCACCTTTACTGGTTTTATATGTGCTTTACCACTATTTTTTGATGTTGCTGTGGTACTTTTAATTGGTATTGCATTTGCTGTGGTACGTAAAAGCGGTGGTAGTGTTATTAAAATAGGTATCGCATTGCTTGCTGGTATTGCTGCTTGTCAGGCATTTCTTATCCCTGCGCCAGGCCCTATTTTAGTGGCATCTCAACTTGGTGCCGATTACGGTTATATGATTTTATTTGGTTTGCTTGCTGCTATTCCAGCTATGATCATTGGCGGCCCTCTTTGGGGATCGCTAATTGCTAAGTCAATTCATGTTGAACTACCTGAACACGCCCAAAATAATGATAATACTAGAGACGGTGAGGGCGAGCCTAGTTTTGGCTTAGCTCTAGGTTTAATTGCACTGCCATTATTAATGATTGCTTTAAATACGATTGGCTCTCGTTTTGTTGAACAACAATCTAACTTACATCATTGGCTGGAGTTTATCGGTCACCCATTTACTGCAATTCTTGCAGCTTGCTTAATGGCATTTTATTTACTGGGTGTAAAACGTGGTGTGCCTCAAGATCGTATAATGGAAATTTGCAGTAGTGCCTTACAACCTGCTGGCGTTATCATTTTGGTAACAGGCGCTGGGGGAGTATTTAAACAAGTATTGGTTGATTCGGGTGTAGGGGAAGCGCTTGGTAATATGCTTGCGGGATCTGGCTTACCGATTGTTATGTTAGCTTTTATACTAGCAGCCGCTGTACGCGTAATTCAAGGCTCTGCAACTGTTGCTATGCTTACAGCATGCGGTTTAATTATACCTATGTTAGAGCCGCTTGGACTAGATGGCGCTCAACTTGCATCGGTTACTATCGCCATTGGTGGAGGCTCAATCGTTTTATCGCATGTAAATGACTCTGGCTTTTGGTTAGCTAATCGCTACCTTGGCCTAACTGAAATGCAAACGCTGAAAACATGGACGGTGATGGAGACCATTATTGGTACAACGGGTGCTATTGTAGCTATGATTATTTCCCTCTTTTTATAA
- a CDS encoding gluconokinase has protein sequence MSHINMGRIFIIMGVSSTGKSSIGYALAKKMDAKFIDGDDLHPKANILKMSSGQPLNDDDRVPWLERIRDAAFSIEQKNEVAVIVCSALKKKYREQICEGNVNITFLHLQGNFELVKQRMQDRRGHFMPTELLKSQFETLEIPQADELNVISIDINKSFKQVVSACFQATQTDINLASG, from the coding sequence ATGAGCCACATAAATATGGGTCGAATATTTATTATTATGGGTGTATCAAGCACCGGAAAGTCGAGTATTGGTTATGCGCTTGCGAAAAAAATGGACGCTAAATTTATTGATGGCGATGATTTACATCCCAAAGCAAATATTTTAAAAATGTCATCAGGACAACCGCTTAATGATGATGATAGGGTGCCGTGGTTAGAAAGAATTCGTGACGCTGCGTTTAGTATTGAGCAGAAAAATGAAGTGGCCGTTATTGTTTGTTCAGCCTTAAAGAAAAAATACCGAGAGCAAATATGCGAAGGAAATGTGAATATTACTTTTTTACATTTACAGGGAAATTTTGAATTAGTTAAGCAGCGAATGCAAGATAGAAGAGGGCACTTTATGCCTACTGAGCTATTAAAAAGTCAATTCGAGACATTGGAAATCCCCCAAGCAGATGAGTTAAATGTAATTAGTATCGACATTAATAAATCATTTAAGCAGGTTGTAAGCGCTTGTTTTCAAGCTACGCAAACCGATATAAATTTAGCTAGCGGGTAA
- a CDS encoding DUF1289 domain-containing protein, with amino-acid sequence MGFQTKTSKSKFKTDCIGVCQRRSGLCTGCGRTNDEIFEWIILSEDEKKVILATPRAD; translated from the coding sequence ATGGGTTTTCAAACAAAAACTAGCAAGTCTAAATTTAAAACCGATTGTATTGGAGTTTGCCAACGACGCAGTGGGCTATGTACCGGCTGCGGTCGTACCAATGATGAAATTTTTGAGTGGATTATTTTATCTGAAGATGAAAAAAAGGTGATTTTAGCAACCCCACGAGCCGATTAA
- the hisIE gene encoding bifunctional phosphoribosyl-AMP cyclohydrolase/phosphoribosyl-ATP diphosphatase HisIE — protein MILTLDNQTQVDFTKSEMIPAIIQDARSGIILMQGFMNSEALNVTLKTEKVTFYSRSKERLWTKGESSQNYLNVVSVHTDCDNDSILVLANPEGPTCHLGTQSCFGDDAKPSLSFLAQLEDVIVARKNDDPAKSYTASLFAEDLSRSCQKVGEEGVEVALAAMKHDNDELTNESADLIYHLTVLLQRQGLALEDVVKCLIGRHK, from the coding sequence ATGATATTAACACTCGACAACCAAACTCAAGTTGATTTCACTAAAAGTGAAATGATCCCTGCTATTATTCAAGATGCACGCTCTGGTATTATTTTAATGCAAGGCTTCATGAACAGCGAAGCACTTAACGTGACATTAAAAACTGAAAAAGTAACCTTTTACTCGCGCTCAAAAGAGCGTTTATGGACCAAAGGCGAGTCATCTCAAAACTATTTAAATGTTGTGTCAGTGCATACCGATTGTGATAACGATTCTATTTTAGTACTTGCCAACCCAGAAGGCCCAACGTGCCACTTAGGCACACAAAGCTGTTTTGGCGATGATGCAAAACCAAGCCTAAGCTTTTTAGCGCAACTTGAAGATGTTATTGTAGCGCGTAAAAACGACGACCCAGCTAAAAGTTATACAGCGTCTTTGTTCGCAGAAGATTTAAGCCGTAGTTGTCAAAAAGTAGGCGAGGAAGGCGTAGAAGTTGCCCTTGCAGCAATGAAACACGATAACGATGAGCTAACAAACGAGTCGGCTGATTTAATTTATCACCTTACAGTGTTATTACAACGCCAAGGCTTAGCCCTTGAAGACGTAGTAAAATGCTTAATAGGTCGCCATAAGTAA
- the hisF gene encoding imidazole glycerol phosphate synthase subunit HisF — MLSKRIIPCLDVKDGQVVKGVKFKGHEVVGDILTMAKAYSEAGADELVFYEISASVEKRLLDVNWVESIARHIDIPFCVAGGIKSVADAARVLERGADKISINSPAIARPELIKELHDEFGKQCVVVGIDSFYDEVTGEYLVYQLTGDPNASSRTRYKTQEWVKRVQDLGAGEIVLNCMNQDGVRNGYDIEQLSKIRELCNIPLIASGGAGSMQDFVDVFKQSEVDGALAASVFHKNVINIGELKQFLTNNQVAARL, encoded by the coding sequence ATGTTATCAAAACGTATAATTCCATGTCTCGACGTTAAAGACGGCCAAGTAGTCAAAGGCGTAAAGTTTAAAGGCCATGAAGTAGTTGGTGATATTTTAACTATGGCAAAAGCTTACAGCGAAGCCGGTGCAGACGAACTGGTTTTTTACGAAATTAGTGCCAGTGTTGAAAAACGCTTACTCGATGTAAATTGGGTAGAGAGTATTGCCCGCCATATTGATATTCCTTTTTGCGTGGCAGGTGGTATTAAGTCGGTTGCCGATGCAGCTCGCGTACTTGAACGCGGCGCAGACAAAATCAGCATTAACAGCCCTGCTATTGCCCGCCCTGAGCTAATAAAAGAGCTGCACGATGAATTTGGTAAGCAATGCGTAGTGGTCGGTATAGATAGCTTTTACGATGAAGTGACCGGTGAATACTTAGTGTACCAACTTACTGGCGATCCTAATGCGTCAAGCCGTACCCGCTATAAAACGCAAGAATGGGTTAAACGTGTACAAGATCTTGGTGCTGGCGAAATAGTATTAAACTGTATGAACCAAGACGGCGTACGTAACGGTTATGATATTGAGCAATTAAGTAAAATACGCGAACTGTGTAATATTCCTCTTATCGCCTCAGGCGGTGCTGGATCTATGCAAGATTTTGTAGATGTGTTTAAACAAAGTGAAGTTGATGGCGCACTTGCAGCCAGTGTTTTTCATAAAAATGTGATTAACATTGGTGAACTAAAACAATTTTTAACTAATAACCAAGTGGCCGCAAGATTATGA
- a CDS encoding diguanylate cyclase domain-containing protein, with protein sequence MTNHLTLHFVTPEMLKAAVITAKYDPILVLASVFTAVFASYISFLLSARIKGAQLKNEKLFWTLLSSCFLGAGIWAMHFVGMLAYQLPIPVRYNIPITLVSILPSIFASCFVISPNLERFKHLWFRSILMGLGICSMHYVGMIAMIMPAHMAYEPILFTFSVFVAVALSGLALKINELRQTTQNKQKRVNFLAALVMGSAISGMHYIGMLSMYVFESSHTTYLANDNSAQLAQVIIFVVLVLSLFLVGSMELRARSLLSAKLKAVLNTVQDVVICFDRQGIIEFANPPTAKVFGFDQQALIGKNIAILLPKKHAKLYHSFNEDQSNFGKSQLLQGCKNCGQEFPITIAINPISELTNAPLVATIKDLTDIQNQEAFTQTIFDALPNVLFIKETKSLNYSHVNKAAEKLLGKSQEQLIGLNDFDIFPAEQAKFFVKADRKVLNSNNSLTINEEPVTINGTTRYLRTHKVIIKDSIGKAKFLLGIAEDITELREARIELDNLHHRMALAADAANIGIWEWNFKTDVLIWDDWMHTLYGIKKSTFSSNYAQWSQTIHPDDYDSVTNSLTKAIANNEKFHAEFKIILPCGTIRYINADGRVYGDSIVGINSDISKRIIAENEVLKLAQTDYLTGLANRNTLTKFAECEFRKAKQENSKVACLYFDLDKLKPINDTHGHIVGDFVLTVIADRLKDITRKTDCIARIGGDEFVVISTDIENVNQIEKQITRYLNAIELPIVLQDNELLITVSIGYALYPDEAANLDELLNKADKRMYEHKSKKHDHANNSQPQVNLS encoded by the coding sequence TTGACTAATCATTTAACGCTACATTTTGTAACGCCAGAAATGCTCAAAGCAGCGGTGATCACAGCCAAATATGACCCCATACTTGTTTTAGCATCTGTATTTACAGCGGTATTTGCATCTTATATTTCATTTTTACTTTCTGCTCGTATTAAAGGCGCGCAACTTAAAAACGAAAAGCTTTTTTGGACCCTACTGTCATCATGCTTTTTAGGCGCAGGTATTTGGGCAATGCATTTTGTTGGCATGTTAGCCTACCAACTCCCTATTCCTGTAAGATACAATATACCTATAACACTAGTTTCAATTTTACCCAGTATATTTGCTAGTTGTTTTGTTATATCCCCTAATTTAGAGCGTTTTAAACACTTATGGTTTAGAAGTATACTTATGGGCTTAGGTATTTGCAGTATGCATTACGTAGGTATGATAGCCATGATAATGCCAGCGCATATGGCTTATGAGCCCATTCTGTTTACGTTCTCTGTATTTGTTGCCGTAGCACTTTCGGGTTTAGCTTTAAAAATAAATGAATTACGCCAAACAACGCAAAATAAACAAAAGCGGGTTAACTTCTTAGCAGCGCTGGTAATGGGCAGTGCTATTTCGGGTATGCATTATATTGGTATGCTCTCTATGTATGTATTTGAATCTAGCCATACAACCTACCTTGCAAATGACAACAGCGCACAACTTGCCCAAGTGATTATATTTGTAGTGCTAGTATTGAGCTTATTTTTAGTAGGCAGTATGGAATTACGCGCCAGAAGCTTGTTATCGGCAAAATTAAAAGCAGTACTAAATACAGTACAAGACGTAGTGATATGTTTTGATCGCCAAGGCATTATCGAATTTGCTAACCCTCCAACCGCTAAAGTATTTGGTTTTGATCAACAAGCGTTAATTGGCAAAAACATTGCTATATTGCTGCCAAAAAAGCATGCAAAGCTTTATCATTCATTTAATGAAGATCAATCCAACTTTGGCAAAAGTCAATTATTACAGGGGTGCAAAAATTGTGGGCAAGAGTTTCCTATAACAATCGCAATCAACCCTATAAGTGAGCTAACTAACGCCCCTTTAGTCGCTACTATTAAAGATTTAACCGATATTCAAAACCAAGAAGCCTTTACACAAACTATATTTGATGCCCTACCTAACGTTTTATTTATTAAAGAAACTAAGAGCCTAAATTATAGTCATGTAAATAAAGCCGCTGAAAAATTACTTGGTAAATCACAAGAACAGCTTATTGGACTAAATGACTTTGATATATTCCCAGCAGAGCAAGCAAAGTTTTTTGTAAAAGCTGATCGCAAAGTATTGAACTCCAACAATTCGCTAACAATTAACGAAGAACCCGTAACCATAAATGGAACAACTCGTTATTTACGTACTCACAAGGTGATTATAAAAGATAGTATAGGTAAGGCTAAGTTTTTACTTGGTATTGCTGAAGATATTACTGAGCTCAGAGAAGCTAGAATTGAGCTAGATAATTTGCATCATCGAATGGCATTAGCCGCAGATGCGGCTAATATTGGCATATGGGAATGGAACTTTAAAACCGATGTGCTTATTTGGGATGACTGGATGCACACACTTTATGGCATTAAAAAGAGTACTTTTTCTAGTAACTATGCTCAGTGGTCACAAACAATTCATCCTGATGATTATGATAGTGTTACAAATAGCCTGACCAAGGCAATAGCAAACAATGAAAAGTTTCATGCTGAATTTAAAATTATACTGCCCTGTGGAACAATACGTTATATAAACGCCGATGGCCGAGTATATGGTGATAGCATAGTCGGTATTAATTCTGATATTTCAAAGCGTATTATCGCTGAAAACGAAGTACTCAAACTAGCTCAAACCGATTATTTAACCGGGCTTGCAAACCGCAACACCCTAACAAAGTTTGCTGAATGTGAGTTTAGAAAAGCTAAACAAGAGAACAGTAAAGTAGCTTGTTTATATTTTGACTTAGATAAACTTAAGCCAATAAACGATACTCACGGCCATATAGTTGGCGATTTTGTATTAACCGTAATAGCCGATCGTTTAAAGGATATTACCCGTAAAACAGACTGTATCGCGCGTATTGGCGGGGATGAGTTCGTTGTTATAAGCACCGATATTGAAAACGTCAACCAAATAGAAAAACAAATAACCAGATACTTAAACGCTATTGAGTTACCTATTGTGTTGCAAGATAACGAACTCTTAATTACAGTGAGCATTGGCTATGCGTTATATCCCGACGAAGCAGCAAACTTAGATGAGTTGCTTAACAAAGCGGATAAAAGAATGTATGAACATAAAAGTAAAAAGCATGACCATGCTAATAACAGCCAACCACAAGTCAATTTAAGTTGA